The following is a genomic window from Geminicoccus roseus DSM 18922.
CGTAATGGACCGCCTGGCGCCAGGCCCGCGGTTCCAGGCCGCGCAGGAAGCCGGTCAGCGCATGGCCGTCGCACTGCAGCGGCACCGGCAGCCCGGCGGCCTCCAGCAGGCTCGGCATCAGGTCGACATGCTCGGTGAAGGCCTCGACCCGGCGGCCGCGCGCCCCGCCCGGCAGGCGCGCGATCAGCGGCACGTGGAAGGCTTGCGGGAAGAAGCCGGACTTGCCGATCATCCAGTGGTCGCCGGCCATCTCGCCATGGTCGGCGGTGAACACCACCAGCGTGTCGTCGAGCCGCCCGGTGGCGGCCAGATGGTCGAGAAGGCGGCCGACATGGTGGTCGACCTCCTCGACCAGGCCCAGATAGACCGCGCGCATCCGGTCCAGCGCCAGGCCGTCCAGATCGGCGCTGCCCGCGAAATGCCGGCGGAACCAGGCCCCCAGCGGCCGCTCCAGATGGGCGGCCAGCCAGGGATGCAGGCGGCCCTCCAGCGCCGGGCTGGGCTGGCGCCGCAGCGGCGGCAGGTTTGCCGGATCGACCGAGGCATGCCAGGGGGCGGCCGCCACGAAGGGCGGGTGCGGCTTGATGTAGGACAGGTGCATCACGAACGGGTGCGGCTGCCGCTCGTCCAGATAGGCGATCGCCCGGTCGGTCAGAAAGGCGGTCTCGCTGTCTTCCGCGCGAAAGCGCGCCGGCTCGCCCAGGTGGCCCTGGTAGACCTCGTCCACCGACAGGTCGCCATAGCCTTTGGCCCGCAGGTGGTCGAGCCACGGCCGGTTGTCCTCCAGCAGCAGGCAGACCGGCCGGTAGCCGGGCGCCACCCCCTCGTAGCTGGTCAGGCGCGGGTCGGTGGCGGCAAGGCCGCGGGGGTCGACGCTGGTGTCGGTGTAGCCCAGCAGGACCGGATCGGCCCCGGCCCGGCGCAGTTCTTCGGCCAGGGTGGCATGACGCCGGTCCAAAGGCGTGCCGTTGCGGATCGAGCGGTGGTTGAAGCCGTACATGCCGGTGTGCAGGCAGGCGCGGGACGGGCCGCACGGCGTCATGTTGGAGAAATGCCGGGTGAACATCACCCCGTCGGCGGCCAGCCGGTCGAGGTTCGGCGTGCGGACCGCCGGATGGCCCAGCGCCGACAGGCAGTCGCCCCGCCACTGGTCGGCGGTGATGAACAGAATGTTCAAGTCGAACGTCCCCCAGACTTGCCGCGGCGATGGTGGCGGCAGATTTCAACCTGGACAATGCGGCGGCTCAAGGGTCACCCTTGGGTCCAATGAGGCAGACGGGAGGAAGACGATGCTGAGGCTGGCGACGCTCACGGCCGTGATCGGCCTGTCGATCGGCGGGGCCGCGCAGGCGGCGACCATCTCCATATCCTGCGGCGCGGTCGGCGCAGAGCTGGAATACTGCCAGAGCGGCGCCCAGGCATGGGCGCAGCAGACCGGCAACGAGGTCCAGATCGTTTCCACCCCGAACTCGGCTACGGAGCGGCTGGCGCTGTACCAGCAATTGCTGGCGGCCGGATCCGGCGACGTCGACGTCTTCCAGATCGACGTGGTCTGGCCGGGCCTGCTCGGCAGCCATTTCATCGACCTGTCCGGCGACTTCTCCGCGGACGAGGTGAGCGCGCATTTCCCGGCGATCGTCGAGAACAACACCGTCGACGGCAAGCTGGTGGCGATGCCGTGGTTCACCGATGCCGGGCTGCTCTACTACCGCAAGGACCTGCTGGAGAAGCACGGCTTCCAACCGCCCCAGACCTGGGCGGAACTGTCCACGATCGCCCAGAAGATCCAGGACGAGGAGCGCGCCGCCGGCAACGACAAGATGTGGGGCTATGTCTACCAGGCGAAGGCCTATGAGGGCCTGACCTGCAACGCCTTGGAATGGGTCGACAGCTTCGGCGGCGGCCAGATCGTCGACGACGAGGGCAAGATCACCATCGCCAACGAGAAGGCGGCCGAGGCGCTGACCTTCGCGGCCTCGACGGTGGGCACGATCTCGCCCGAGGGCGTGCTGAACTACCAGGAGGAGGAGGCCCGCGGCGTCTGGCAGGCGGGCAACGCCGTGTTCATGCGCAACTGGCCCTATGCCTGGAGCCTGGGCCAGGCGCCGGACAGCCCGATCAAGGACAAGATCGGCGTGGCGGCGCTGCCCAAGGGCGGCGAGGACGGCAAGTCCACCGGCACGCTCGGCGGCTGGCAGCTGGCGGTCAGCAAGTATTCGGACAACCCGGCCGAGGCGATCGACCTGGTCCGCTACCTGACCTCGCCCACCGAGCAGAAGCGCCGCGCCATCGGCGGCGCCTACAACCCGACCATCACGGCGCTCTACCAGGACACCGACGTGCTGGAGGCAGCACCGTTCATGGGCGACCTGTTCGACACCTTCACCAACGCGGTGGCGCGTCCGGCGCGGGTCACCGGGGCCAAGTACAACCAGGTCAGCGCCGAGTTCTTCAACACGAGCCACCAGATCCTGAGCGGCCAGGCCAAGGCCGACGAGGCGCTGGGCGCGCTGGCCGACAAGCTCGACCGGCTGAGCCGCGGCGGCCGCTGGTGAACGACCGGCCGGCGCCGCAGCCCCCGCGGCTGCAGCACCGGCCGCTTCCCCCTGTGCGACGAGGATCAGGGCGATGAGCACGGCCTCCCGGTTGACCCGATCGCGCACCCGTTCGGCCTGGGCGTTCCTGGCGCCGATGCTGGTGGTGCTGGCGCTGGTGGCGGCCTGGCCGCTGGCCCGCACCATCTGGTTCTCGTTCACCGACGCCAACCTGTCGGACATGAGCGCCGCCCAGTTCGTCGGCCTCGCCAATTTCGAGTACCTGCTGACCGATCCCGACTGGTGGCGCTCGGTCTGGAACACGCTGTTCTTCACCCTGGTCTCGGTGTCGCTGGAGACGGCCCTCGGCCTGGCCATCGCGCTGGCGCTGAACATGCACATGCCCGGGCGCGGCCTCCTGCGCACCGCCGTGCTGATCCCCTGGGCGATCCCGACCATCGTCTCGGCGCAGATGTGGGCCTGGATGCTCAACGACGTGTTCGGGGTCATCAACGAGATGCTGATCCTGATCGGGGTGATCGACCAGGGCATCGCCTGGACGGCCAACCCGGACACCGCGATCTGGGCGGTGATCATGGTCGACGTCTGGAAGACCACGCCGTTCATGGCGCTGCTGCTCCTGGCCGGCCTGCAGATGCTGCCCTCGGAATGCTACGAGGCCGCCAAGATCGACGGCATCCACCCGGTCGAGGTGTTCTGGAAGGTCACCTTGCCGCTATTGATGCCGGCCCTGCTGGTGGCGGTGATCTTCCGGCTCCTGGACGCGCTCCGGATCTTCGACGCGATCTACGTGCTGACCGGCAACAACCAGGCGACCATGTCGATGTCGATCTATGCCCGGCAGCAGCTGGTCGACTTCCAGGACGTCGGCTTCGGCTCGGCCGCCTCGACGCTCCTGTTCCTGACCATCGCGGTGTTCACCACCGTCTACCTGACCCTGGCCCGGATCGGCGACAGCGGGGGAGACCATCCATGACTCGCGCCAATCGCCGCCGGCTCGGCCGGGTCGGCTTCTACCTGCTGATGGCCGTGATCGTGTTCTACGCGGTCTTCCCGTTCTACTGGGCGATCGTCAGCTCGTTCAAGCCGGGCTCGGAGATGTTCCGGGTCGACTTCCTGCCGCCGCCGAACCTCGACAACTACCAGGCGGTGTTCGCCGAGCAGCCGTTCGGCCAGAACATCCTGAACTCGCTGATCGTCGCGGTCTCGGTGGTGCTGCTGTCCCTGGCGCTGGGCCTGCTGGCCGCCTTCGCGCTCGGGCGGATCCGCTTTCGCGGCCGCTCGCTGCTGCTGTTCACCATCCTGGGCGTGTCGATGTTTCCGCAGGTGGCGGTGCTGTCCGGCATGTTCGAGCTGGTCCGCTCGCTGGGCCTCTACAACCGGCTGCCGGCCCTGGTGCTGTCCTACATGATCTTCACCCTGCCGTTCACCGTCTGGGTGCTGACCACCTTCATCCGGGCGCTGCCCAAGGAACTGGAGGAGGCGGCGATCGTGGACGGCGCCAAGCCGCTCACCATCGTCACCAAGGTGTTCCTGCCGCTGCTGACCCCGGCGCTGATCACCACCGGCCTGCTGGCCTTCATCGCCGCCTGGAACGAGTTCCTGTTCGCGCTGACCTTCACCCTGTCCGGCGAGCAGCGCACCGTGCCGGTGGCGATAGCGTTGATCTCGGGCGCCTCGGCCTACGAGCTGCCCTGGGGCAACATCATGGCGGCCAGCGTGATCGTCACCGTGCCGCTGATCGTGCTGGTGCTGTTCTTCCAGCGCCGGATCGTGTCGGGGCTCACCGCCGGCGCGGTGAAGGGCTGAGCCATGTTCGAGCCCACCACCCACCGCACCCCCAGGGTGGGGCCGCGCCAGGACCACTGGTGGCGCGGCGCGGTGATCTACCAGGTCTATCCGCGCAGCTTCCAGGACAGCAACGGCGACGGGGTCGGCGACCTGCCGGGCATCGCAAGGCGGCTGGAGCATATTGCGGATCTTGGCGCCGACGCGGTCTGGATCTCGCCGTTCATGCGCTCGCCGATGAAGGATTTCGGCTACGACGTCGCCGACTACTGCGACGTCGACCCCTTGTTCGGCACGCTGGCCGACTTCGACGCGCTCCTGGACAAGGCCCACCGGCTGGGCCTGAAGCTGCTGATCGACCTGGTGTTCAGCCATACCAGCGACGAGCATCCCTGGTTCGCCGAGAGCCGCCGATCGCGGGATGACGCGAAAGCCGACTGGTATGTCTGGGCCGACCCGAAGCCGGACGGCACCCCGCCCAACAACTGGCTGGCGCATTTCGGTGGCGCTGCCTGGAGCTGGGAGCCGCGCCGGGGCCAGTACTACCTGCACAACTTCCTGGCCGAGCAGCCGCAGCTCAACCTGTGGAACGACCAGGTCCTGGCGGCGGTGCTGGAGGTGGCGCGGTTCTGGCTGGACCGGGGCGTCGACGGGTTCCGCCTGGACGCGATCGACGTCGCCCTGCACGACCGGAAACTGCGCGACAACCCGGTGCGGCCCCATGGCCTGCGCCATCTGGGCGGGCCGCCGGCGACGCCGTTCTCCATGCAGGTCCAGCTCTACAACAAGGCCCGCCCGGAACTGTCCGACCGGGTCCTCAAGCCGCTCTGGCAGCTCACCGAGAGCTATGACGCGCGGATGCTCCTGGGCGAGCTCGGCTCCGACATCGGCCTGACCCGCGCCGCCGAGCATACCAGCGGCGGCGGGCTGGACATCGCCTACACCTTCGACCTGCTCCAGCCGAACCCCAGCGCCGCCGGGATCCGGGCGATCCTGGAGGCGGCCGAGGAGGCGGTGGGCGAGGGCTGGATGTGCTGGTCGTTCTCCAACCACGACGTGGTGCGCGCGGTCACCCGCTTCGCCCATGGCAGGCCGCCCAGCCCGGCGCTGCGCCGGCTGGTCCCGGTGATGCTGGCCTGCCTGCGCGGCACGGTCTGCCTCTACCAGGGCGACGAGCTGGGGCTGGAGGAGGCCGAGCTGGCGTTCGAGGACCTGCGCGACCCGTTCGGGATCGCGTTCTGGCCGAGCTTCAAGGGGCGCGACGGCTGCCGCACGCCGATGCCCTGGGAGAGCGGTGCGCCGGCCGGCGGGTTCACCGACGGTGCCCCCTGGCTGCCGCTGCCGTCCGACCATCTGGAGCTCGCGGTCGACCGGCAGGCGGGCGACCCGGCCTCGGTGCTGGAACATACCCGCGGCTTCCTGCGCTGGCGCAGGACCCAGCCGGCCTTGATCCAGGGCGACAAGCGGTTCCTGGACCTGGGTGCCCCGGCCGTCCTGGCGCTGGAGCGCAGCGACCCGGACACGCGCCTGCTCACCCTGTTCAACCTGTCGCCGGAGCCGGTGACGCTGGCGCTGCCCTACCCGGTGCTGGACGGCGGCTGCCCGTCGGGCTGCGACCGGCCGGACGGCGACGAACTCCACCTTGGCGGGCATGGCTTCGCGATCCTGCGGGCAAAGGAGGTCTGATGGCCACGATCGAACTGGCAAAGGTGAGCAAGCGGTTCGGCTCGGTCGAAACCATCCGCGGGGTCGACCTGCACCTCAATGACCGGGAGTTCGTGGTGTTCGTCGGCCCCTCGGGCTGCGGCAAGTCCACCCTGCTGCGCCTGATCGCCGGGCTGGAGGACGTGTCCAGCGGCGAGATCCGCTTCGACAACCAGGTGGTCAACGAGATGACGCCGCCTGAGCGCGGCATCGCCATGGTGTTCCAGTCCTACGCGCTCTACCCGCACATGAGCGTGTACGAGAACATGATGTTCGGCCTGAAGCTGGCGAAGACCGACCGGCCCGAGGCCGAGCGGCGCGTCCAGGAGGCGGCGCGGATCCTGCAGCTCGACCAGCTCCTGCAGCGCAAGCCGCGGGAACTGTCCGGCGGCCAGCGCCAGCGGGTCGCGATCGGCCGGGCGATCACCCGCAACCCCAAGGTGTTCCTGTTCGACGAGCCGCTCTCCAACCTGGACGCGGCGCTGCGCGTGCAGATGCGCATCGAGATCGCCCGGCTGCACCAGCGGCTGGACGCGACCATGATCTACGTCACCCACGACCAGGTCGAGGCGATGACCCTGGCCGACCGGATCGTGGTCCTGGAGACGGGCGAGGTCCGCCAGGTCGGCAGCCCGATCGAGCTCTACCAGCACCCGGCCAACCGGTTCGTCGCCGGGTTCATCGGCTCGCCCCGGATGAACTTCCTGCCGGCAAGCCTGCCCAAGGGCATCGCGATCCCGCCGGAGATCGTGGAGGTCGGGGTCCGCCCGGAACATCTGCAGCTGGGCGAGGGCGGCGACGCCACCATCGAGGGCCGGGTGCTGACGGTGGAGCGGCTGGGGGCGGAGAGCTGGGTCTATCTCGACCTGGGGCTGGAGGATCCGGTGGTGGTCAAGCATGGCGGAGCGGTGGATGTCGCCGTGGACGGCACGGCGCGGGCGGGGCTGCCGGCGGGGGCGCTCTACCTGTTCGACGCGCAGGGACGCTGCCTGCCCCGCGAGGTGTATGGCTGAAGCCTGCGCCGGGCCCCATCTGCCGCGACGGAACAAGGGGCCCGGCCGGCCATCTACTGGCTGCCAGCCGCCGGTTCGGCCGGAATGCCGGCTCCCGGCATGGCTTCCTGCTCCTGCTGCATCTGCTGCTGGCTGGCGGCCGCGGCGGCCTCGGCTTCCTTTTCCTCCAGCGTCCTGAATTCGGGCATCGCTTCCAGCTGCTCCCGGGTGGCGCTGACCACGAAGAAGCGCTCGTTGTCCTGCCGGGTCATCTGGACGCTGTCCCAGGCCAGCGCCACGCGCTTCTGGCCGATTCCGAGAAAGCCGCCGATGCCGACCACGATCGCCTCGACCTGCCCGTCCTCGGTGACGACCAGGTCGGAGATCTTGCCGATCGTCTCCTGGCCGTTGGTCACGTCGACCCCGAGCAGGCTCTGGGCGCGGACCTGATGCTCGCCCTGCTCGGGCACCGGCTCCGGGGCGCTGCCCGTCGCCATCGGCGCGTCGCCGGCTGCGGCCGGAGCATCGGCGGCAGGGGCCGGCATCGTCGCGTCATCGGTCTGCTGGGCAAGGCCTGGTGCCGCCGCCAGGGCAAGCATGGTCGTGGAAACGAGAAGCATGCGTCTCATGGCTCTCACTCCCTAGAGGTGTCCTAGTTCAGATGAACAGACGCTCCTGCATATGCAAGTACGCGGCCGAAAATAGCTCGGTCGATGGATGTCAGTTCACAATTCTGATGAATATGAACTCCGCGTGGACACATGGTGATCTGCTGGTGGTTGACTGGAACTTCTCCGCCTGATTTTGGATTGCGATCGGTGTCCCGAAGTCATCCGCCGCAAGGCAGCCGGCAAAAACCCTCATCGGCTCGATGCGGGCCAGGTCTTTCCCATGGTTACAGCACCCGAAATCTCGCCGCTCCTGGCGATGAGCTTCGGTGGTTCCGGCTGAGGTGGGGGCTTTCGGAGGATTACCGGTCCTGCCCATTGAACAGCAGGCGCGCCGGCCCCGTGAATCGTGGTCCGGTCTTGGGGATGCCGCCATGACGGGGCAGAGGCATCCTCTGGCGCCGGATGGTCGCCGGTTCTAGGCTGGCGGCCAGGGCCAGGATGGAGGGCGGCGATGGTTCGGCAGAACGAGCGGATGGCGTGGTTCAACGGCGAGATCATGCCGGAACGCGAGGTGCGCATCCCGTTTCGCGATTCCAGCTGGCTCTACGGTGACGGCTGCTTCGACATGACCCGCAGCTTCGGCGGCAAGCTCTTCAAGGTGAAGGAGCATGTCGCCCGGCTGTACCGCTCCCTGAAATACCTGCGGATCGACCCGGGCTTCGGGCCGGAGCGGATGTGCGCGATCAGCGAGGAACTGTTCGAGGTCAACCGGCACCTGCTCGGGCCGGACGAGGATTTCTGGCTCGGCCAGCGGATCAGCCGCGGCGTGCGCGAGGTGGAGGGCTATCAGGTCGAGCATCACGGGCCGAACGTGGTGGTCGAGTGCATGCCGCTGCCGTTCCGCCAGCGGGCCAAGCTGTTCATCGACGGGATCAGCGTGCTGGTGCCCTCGCAGCGGCGGGTGCCGCCGGATTCGCTGAGCCCGCGGGTCAAGTCGCACAACTACCTGAACCTGATCGTCGCCAGCCAGGAAGTGCATGCCCAGGACCCGTCCGCCTGGCCGATCCTCCTGGACATGAACGGCAACCTCGCCGAGGGGCTGGGGTCGAACATCTTCGTGGTCAAGGACGGGATCATCCTGACGCCGCGCGACAAGTACGTGCTGCCGGGGGTCTCGCGGCAGACCGCGATCGACCTGGCGCGGGCCGAGGGGATCCAGGTGCGGGAGACCGACATCGATCTCTACGACGCCTACAACGCCGAGGAGATCTTCATCACCTCGACCTCGCTGTGCCTGTGCCCGGCGACCCGGTTCAACGGCGTCGAGGTCGGCCCGAAGGGCCAGGTATGGGGGCCGGTATCCCGCCGGCTGGCCGACGCTTACTGCCGGCTGGTCGACTTCGACTATGTCGACCAGTACCGCCGGCACTACGACAACGAAGCGCCGTCCCGCCCGTTCTGAGGCGGCCGGAGAAGCGATCGTTCCGTCGGCGGGCCCTTGAAGCACGAGGCCGCCGACGGTCGGCGGCTGGCTGCGGCTCCACCAAACAAGGGCGGCCATGCTTGCGCACGACCGCCCTGGTCTGGGAGCCCTGAGGACCAGTCATCAATGACCTTGTCCCGAGGTTCGGGTCGAGACCCGATAGCACGAAAAAAGTGCCTGAAGAGTTTTGTGACCAATCCGACTGTATCTTAAATAAGTAACGTTCTGTCTCGCGCAGAGCCAAGACACCTTCCGGGCTGCCTGCAGTATCGTGGCAGGTGATGAGCCTGGGGGTGGAATTATCTTGGTATCCGATGCGATCCGTATCTTCGTCCATGGAGCAAGACGTCGGCGGCGGAGGTCCACCGCTGGCTCCCTGCTCTCGAACGGCCGTACGTGTGAAATGCTTCTTTTTCAAAGTTCCAAACTGTCGGCTCGTTCACCATGCCATAGGCATGAGCGCCCGATCAACACTTTGATCCGGGCGGGTCGGACAAATTATAGCTTTTCCTGGAAAAGCCAGCCTGCCAGTCGCGGCAAGGCTACAAGCCGGACGCCCAAGGTGATGCAAGGAAAAGAGGTGGTGGACGATCGGGCCGACCGGCGGATCTCACCACGGGCCCAGCCGAATCAGCGGGAAATGTCCTTGCCCGAGCGCCGTTCTAGTTTCCGGAAGCTTATATCTTCGCTCGAGGGGTGACAGGCCTGTTACTGCAGGGTTGCAATCGTTACTCCGGACGCTCCTGGAGCGAGTTGGGGCCCTGTCCCGACTTTCCGGCCGGTCCCGCTGGCCGGGCGGAAGCGCCGCTGGTACCACCGTCGCCGGTTGTTTCCGCCTGGAGTTGCCGCACGTGACCAAGCTCGATGTCGTCCCTGTTCTCGCCGAAGCGGAGCGCCAGTTCCCGGAGACGATCGAGCGGCTGAAGGCGTTCCTGCGCTTCCCCTCGATCGGCACCGCCCCGGCCTACCACGCCGCCACCAAGGACTGCGCGGCCTGGCTTGCCGAGGAACTCGCGGGGCTCGGGTTCGACGCCTCGGTCCGGCCGACCGGCGGCATGCCGATGGTGGTCGCCCATCACCCGGGACCCGCCGGCCAGGACGTGCCGCACCTGCTCTATTACGGCCATTACGACGTCCAGCCGGTCGACCCGATCGAGCTGTGGGACAGCCCGCCGTTCGAGCCGACGGTGGTGGAGGACGCGAAGGGCGGACGGATCGTCGCCCGCGGGGCCGTGGACGACAAGGGCCAGGTGATGACCTTCGTCGAGGCGTTCCGCGCCTGGCTGAAGGTCCACGGCACCCTGCCGTGCCGGGTCACCGTGTTCATCGAGGGCGAGGAGGAAGGCTCGTCGCCGTCCCTGGAGCCGTTCATGCACGCGCACAAGGACGAGCTGCGCGCGGACGTGTGCATCGTGTCCGACACCGGAATGGTCGACGCCGACACCCCGGCGATCACCACCTCGCTGCGCGGCCTGGCCTATGTCGAGGTGACGGTGCAGGGCCCGAGCATGGACCTGCATTCCGGGATGTATGGCGGGGTCGCGGTGAACCCCAACAACCTGCTGGTGCGGATCCTGGCCGAGATGGTGGATGCCGACGGCAGGGTCGCCATTCCCGGCTTCTATGACGGGATCCTGGAGCCGAGCGCGGCCGTGACCGAATCCTGGAAGGCCTTTCCCGTCACCGAGGCGCAGTTCCTGGACGGGGTCGGCCTGACCGGGCCGCATGGCGAGAAGGGCCGCTCGTTCCTGGAACGCAACTGGACAAGGCCGACCCTCGACATCAACGGGATCTGGGGCGGCTATACCGGCCAGGGCTCCAAGACGGTCATTCCCTCCAAGGCCTCGGCCAAGATCAGCGCGCGGCTGGTGCCCGGCCAGCAATGGGAGAAGATCGCCCCGGCGATCCTGAAGTTCGTGCAGGACCGGCTGCCGGCGGACTGCCGCATGACCTACCAGGATTTCGGCTCGTCGCCCGGCATCACCGTGCCGGCGGAAGGGCCCTGGATCGAGGCAGCGCGGGCCGGGATCGCCCAGGTGTTCGGCAAGGAGCCGGTCCTGATGGGCTGCGGCGGCTCGATCCCGGTGGTCGGCAGCTTCAAGGAGATCCTGGGGATGGACACGCTGCTGGTGGGCTTCGGCCTGGACGACGACCGGGTGCACAGCCCGAACGAGAAGTTCGACCTGATCTGCCTGCGGCGCGGCGTCCAGACCCATGTGGCGATGCTGGCGCGGCTGGCGGACGTCTCAGCCTGACGGCCGGGGCGGGCCGGCTTCCAGGAAGATCGCTTCCAGGGCGCGCGCGGCCCGCGACGGCTGGCGTTCCCGGTGGCGCAGCATCGAGAACGCCCGGGGCGGCAGGGACAGGCCGGCCTGGACCAGGCGGCCGGCTGCCAGGTCGGGCGCTGCCACCAGTTCCGACATCACCGCCGCGAGCGGCCCGGCCTGGACCGCCGAGCGCACCGATTCGTTGGAGGGCAGCTCCAGGACGACCTGGAGCTGGCCCGGCTCCAGGCCCAGGCCGCGCAGCGCGTCCTCGAAGACGGAGCGCGTGCCGGAGCCCGGCTCCCGCATCACCCAGCGCCCCGCCGCCAGCTCTTCCGCCCCGAGCGGGCGGCCGTCCGACCAGGGATGGCCCTGCGGCACTACTACCATCAGCCGGTCGGTGGCCACGGCCCGGCGATGCAGTTCCGGCATGTCGGTGTCGTCCTCGACCAGCCCCAGATCGGCGCTGCCCTCCATGATCGCCGCAGCCACGCCCTGGCTGTTGCCGATCTCGATCTGGACCTCCACGGCCGGGTAGCGCTCACGGAACGCGACCAGCCGCGGCGGCGCCCAGTAGCTGGCGATGGTCTGGCTGGCATGGATCCGCAGGCAGCCCCGCAGCATGCCCCCCAGTTCGGCCAGGGCCTGCTCTGCTGCCCTCGCGGCCGCAAGGGTGGCCCGTGCCTCCGGGACCAGGGTGCGGCCGGTCTCGGTGAGCTCGATCCGGCGGCCGACCCGGTGGAACAGGGTGATGCCGTAGCGCTGCTCCAGCGACCGCACGGCGGCGCTGACCGCCGACGGCGACAGATTGAGCTTCGCCGCTGCCTGGGTCAGATGCTCCAGTTCCGCCACGACCAGGAAGATGCGGAGCTGCTCTAAGGTCATGGGCGCCCACTGTTCAATTTTCTAGAACGATCGATCCGAAGATTCGCGATGGACCGAACGGACCGGGAGGCGCGAGGTTCCGCTCCCGTGACGTGGAGTTCCCGATGCGCTGCCGTTCTCCGGCCGACATGGCCATTCTTCTTCCGGGCCTCGCCTGGTGCGCGGGCGTCGCGGCGGTCGCCCTCCTGGTCGAGCGGGCGGAGCTCCATCTGGCCGGCCGGGCCTGGCTGGACGGGCTGGTGCTGGCGATCCTGCTGGGCATGGCGGTCCGCAGCCTGGTCCGGCCTGGCCCGGCCTGCGCCGCCGGCATCGCCTTCGGGGCCAAGCCCGTGCTGGAAGCGGCGATCGTGCTGCTCGGCGCCTCGGTGAGCAGTGCCGCCCTGGTCGCGGCCGGGCCGCTCCTGATCCTGGGCATCGCCGGGGTGGTCCTGGCCTCGCTGCTTGCCAGCTACGGGATCGGCCGGATGGCCGGGCTCGGGCATCGGCCGGCAATGCTGGTGGCCTGCGGCAACTCGATCTGCGGCAACTCGGCGATCGCGGCGGCGGCTCCGGTGCTGGGCGCGGAGGGCGACGAGGTCGCGTCGGCGATCGCGCTCACCGCGGTGCTGGGGGTGCTGGTGGTGCTGGGCCTGCCGCTGCTGGCGCCGCTGCTCGGCCTGTCGCCGGCGCAGTACGGGATCTTCGCCGGCCTGACCGTGTACGCGGTGCCGCAGGTGGTCGTGGCCACGGCACCGGTGTCGGTGCTGAGCGTCCAGCTCGGGACGCTGGTCAAGCTGGTGCGCGTCCTGATGCTGGGCCCGGTCGTGCTGGGGCTGGCGCTGAGCCGCGGGACGACGGCCGGCCGGCCGCCGCTGCACCGGATGGTGCCCTGGTTCATCACCGGCTTCCTGGCGATGATGCTGCTGCGCTCCCTGGGATGGATCCCGGCGGCGGCGCTGGCGCCGATGGCGCAGATGGCCGACATCCTGACCGTGACCGCCATGGCGGCCCTGGGGCTGATGGTGGATGTCCGGGCGGTGGCCGGGGCCAGCGGGCGGGTCGCCCTGGCGGTCGTGCTGTCGCTTCTGACGCTGGCCGCGATCAGCCTTGGCCTGCTTCGCCTGCTGGCGATCAGCTGACGCGGCGGATTCTACAGGCTCTGCTGGTGCTCCCGCCTCTATTGCACTGCAAACAACATCCTCGTCGATCCAACCCCTTGTCGAATCTGCTCATCTTGCCTAAGGCGCCGTGCGTGGGTGCGACAAGAAAGCATCCGCGCCACACTTGGCGGGCGGGGAAGAGCGTCTAATGCAGATCGGGGTGCCGAGAGAGCACGCTGCGCACGAGCGTCGTGTCGCGGCAACACCAGAGACGGTCAAGAAGCTGAAGGCGCTTGGCG
Proteins encoded in this region:
- a CDS encoding ABC transporter ATP-binding protein, coding for MATIELAKVSKRFGSVETIRGVDLHLNDREFVVFVGPSGCGKSTLLRLIAGLEDVSSGEIRFDNQVVNEMTPPERGIAMVFQSYALYPHMSVYENMMFGLKLAKTDRPEAERRVQEAARILQLDQLLQRKPRELSGGQRQRVAIGRAITRNPKVFLFDEPLSNLDAALRVQMRIEIARLHQRLDATMIYVTHDQVEAMTLADRIVVLETGEVRQVGSPIELYQHPANRFVAGFIGSPRMNFLPASLPKGIAIPPEIVEVGVRPEHLQLGEGGDATIEGRVLTVERLGAESWVYLDLGLEDPVVVKHGGAVDVAVDGTARAGLPAGALYLFDAQGRCLPREVYG
- a CDS encoding PRC-barrel domain-containing protein, whose product is MRRMLLVSTTMLALAAAPGLAQQTDDATMPAPAADAPAAAGDAPMATGSAPEPVPEQGEHQVRAQSLLGVDVTNGQETIGKISDLVVTEDGQVEAIVVGIGGFLGIGQKRVALAWDSVQMTRQDNERFFVVSATREQLEAMPEFRTLEEKEAEAAAAASQQQMQQEQEAMPGAGIPAEPAAGSQ
- a CDS encoding aminotransferase class IV — translated: MVRQNERMAWFNGEIMPEREVRIPFRDSSWLYGDGCFDMTRSFGGKLFKVKEHVARLYRSLKYLRIDPGFGPERMCAISEELFEVNRHLLGPDEDFWLGQRISRGVREVEGYQVEHHGPNVVVECMPLPFRQRAKLFIDGISVLVPSQRRVPPDSLSPRVKSHNYLNLIVASQEVHAQDPSAWPILLDMNGNLAEGLGSNIFVVKDGIILTPRDKYVLPGVSRQTAIDLARAEGIQVRETDIDLYDAYNAEEIFITSTSLCLCPATRFNGVEVGPKGQVWGPVSRRLADAYCRLVDFDYVDQYRRHYDNEAPSRPF
- a CDS encoding M20/M25/M40 family metallo-hydrolase, whose product is MTKLDVVPVLAEAERQFPETIERLKAFLRFPSIGTAPAYHAATKDCAAWLAEELAGLGFDASVRPTGGMPMVVAHHPGPAGQDVPHLLYYGHYDVQPVDPIELWDSPPFEPTVVEDAKGGRIVARGAVDDKGQVMTFVEAFRAWLKVHGTLPCRVTVFIEGEEEGSSPSLEPFMHAHKDELRADVCIVSDTGMVDADTPAITTSLRGLAYVEVTVQGPSMDLHSGMYGGVAVNPNNLLVRILAEMVDADGRVAIPGFYDGILEPSAAVTESWKAFPVTEAQFLDGVGLTGPHGEKGRSFLERNWTRPTLDINGIWGGYTGQGSKTVIPSKASAKISARLVPGQQWEKIAPAILKFVQDRLPADCRMTYQDFGSSPGITVPAEGPWIEAARAGIAQVFGKEPVLMGCGGSIPVVGSFKEILGMDTLLVGFGLDDDRVHSPNEKFDLICLRRGVQTHVAMLARLADVSA
- a CDS encoding LysR family transcriptional regulator, translated to MTLEQLRIFLVVAELEHLTQAAAKLNLSPSAVSAAVRSLEQRYGITLFHRVGRRIELTETGRTLVPEARATLAAARAAEQALAELGGMLRGCLRIHASQTIASYWAPPRLVAFRERYPAVEVQIEIGNSQGVAAAIMEGSADLGLVEDDTDMPELHRRAVATDRLMVVVPQGHPWSDGRPLGAEELAAGRWVMREPGSGTRSVFEDALRGLGLEPGQLQVVLELPSNESVRSAVQAGPLAAVMSELVAAPDLAAGRLVQAGLSLPPRAFSMLRHRERQPSRAARALEAIFLEAGPPRPSG
- a CDS encoding YeiH family protein, encoding MRCRSPADMAILLPGLAWCAGVAAVALLVERAELHLAGRAWLDGLVLAILLGMAVRSLVRPGPACAAGIAFGAKPVLEAAIVLLGASVSSAALVAAGPLLILGIAGVVLASLLASYGIGRMAGLGHRPAMLVACGNSICGNSAIAAAAPVLGAEGDEVASAIALTAVLGVLVVLGLPLLAPLLGLSPAQYGIFAGLTVYAVPQVVVATAPVSVLSVQLGTLVKLVRVLMLGPVVLGLALSRGTTAGRPPLHRMVPWFITGFLAMMLLRSLGWIPAAALAPMAQMADILTVTAMAALGLMVDVRAVAGASGRVALAVVLSLLTLAAISLGLLRLLAIS